TCAGGCAGCGCCTGCGGGTTGCGATATGCCGACGACTGCAGTTGCACGATCCGCGCGGGCAAGCGCTCCGCGAGGCGCGGCACGATCGGCGTGTGATAGCCGCCCGAGGCCACCACCACCTGGTCCGCGGCGAAATCGCCCTGCGTCGTCGTGATGGCGTAGACGCCGTCGTCGCGCTGCCTGACGCGTTTGACTTCCGTGTGCTCCATCACCGGCGCATCGACCTGCGCAATGAAGCCGTCGAGGTACGCAATGATCTCGTCCTTCTTCATGAAGCCGTGCGGGTCGTCGCCGCGATACGGATAACCGGGCAACGCGCATTGCCAGTTCGGCGTGACCAGACAGAACGCGTCCCAGCGCTGCTCGCGCCACGTATGTGTCACCGTATTTTTCTCCACGACCAGATGGTCGATGCCGGCCTGCTTGAGGTAATAGCTGACCGACAGACCCGCCTGCCCGCCGCCGATGACGAGCACGCTGTAATGGCCCTCGGCGCGCGCGTGATGTGTTGGATTCGACATGATGCGTCCTCTGAAAGAATAAGCGCCTAGCTGAATTCGATAACCTTGACGGTCGCGTCGGGCCGATCGCGAAAGCGCGCCGCGTCGTGCTCGATCTGCGCAAGCTGATCCAGCGCCGCCGAGCATGCAAAGCCGTACTTCTCGCGCACCCGCTCGGACGCGATGCCGAGCGCCTGCCGCGAACGCTCGACGAAATCCTCCAGCGCGTAAGCGTGGCCCGGCGTGAAAAAATCGCCGATCACGAGCGAAGGCGAATAACAGTTCGCCTCGTCGCCATCGGGCCATTGAATGCGAAAGTGCATGACAGGCATCGTTAATCCTCGAATCAATGGGTAAGCAGCGCGCGCTTCGCGACGAAACGGCGGTACGCGTCCATATGACGCTGTGCGCTCGCCGTCCAGCTGAAGCGCGCGAGCAATGCGGGCACGGCATGCTCGAAGTCGATACCGCTCTCATTCAACGCACGCACGAGAGCCGCGGCGATCGACTTCGCGTCGAGAGGATCGGCCCAGCAGCAGGTGGTGTCGTCGAGATACTCGGTGAACGGCGCAATCGACGACACCACCACCGGCGTGCCGCTCGCGAGCGCCTCCAGCACGACGAGACCGAAGCCCTCGCGCAGGGACACCATCGACAGAACATCGGCGCTTCGAAACAGCGCGGGCATGACGGCGTCTTCGAGCGGCCCGGTCACCACCACGCTTTCATGCGGTCCGATGGAGAGGCCCAACTCGCTCGCCCGTTGCAGCAGCCGCCGGCTATAGGCGTCGTGGTCGAGCAGGCTCGCGCCACCGGCAATGACGAGTTGCGCTTGCGGCAAACCACTGCGCACGACGGCAAAAGCTTCGAGTAGCGCCAGCGTGTTCTTGCGCGCTTCGATTCCGCCCACTGCCAGCACTATCGGGCCGCCGTCCAGCCCGAAGCGCTGGAGAACCTGCGCGTCGTGTCGATCCGCCCGGGAAGAAAACCGCTGAACGTCCACGCCGTTCGGTACGGTGAACGCGTCAATGCGGTACTCCGCCTGCATTTCACGTGTCCACCTATCGCTCACACACAGCACCTCGTCCGCGTCCTGATATGCGCGGCGCTGCCAGGCCATCAGCCTCGGATCGTCGAAATGATCCAGGTGGTGCACCGTGCGCATGAAACCGTGAATGAGGCCTTGCGCTTTCAACTCGGCGAGTGCGTTGCCGCTGATACCGTCTTGCGCGTGCAGCACGTCGAACGCCGCGTCATGCCCGATCAACGCGCGCCGGAAGGCATCGATCCGCGCTTCGACCATTGCAACCGTATTGCCCTGCGCCAGAACGACAGGCGCATACACCACACGGCAAGGCGGCAGACGAAACAACGTCTCGCCGCGCGCGGCCGGCACGAACACTGTCACGTCGTGGCCGAGCGCGGTCAACGCCGACGCCAGTTCGAGCGTGTGCACCACACCGCCGCGCGGATTGACCGAATGCGTGAGCAAGGCGATACGCAGCGCGCTCATTTCACCTCATCCTTTCCGACAATGAACGGCTCACGCTGGAAGTCCCATAACGTGGCGACGTCATTCTGTCGATGCAGGACCACCTGGCTCGTTGCGTCAACGGAACCGATCACTGAGCATGCAAGCGAGCGGGCGTCGAACTTCGCCCGTACGGTCTCCACATGCTCGGGCCGCACGGACAGCAAATAACCGAAACTCGGAAACGCGGTCACCCATCGTTCGAGCGGCACACCCTCAGGCTTCGGAATGCACGCGAGATCGATCCGCGCCCCTACCTGCGAACATTCGAGCAGCATCAGCGCGGTGCCGAGCGTGCCCGCCATGCTGATATCCTTCGCGGCATCGCACAGACCGCCTTCGGCCAGTTGCGGCAGCAGTTCGAGGTCGGCGCGCAGACGTTCGGGCGGCGCCCCCACCGAAGCATTCCAGAACGGATACGGCTCTTCGAAGCGGCCGCGCAGATCGACCGCCATCATCAGGCTGTCGCCCGGTTTCGCGTTGAAGCTCGACAGCAGCGCCCTGGCGCGGCCGATAATCGATACCGCCAATTGCGCCGCCTCGCTGCGCGTATTCGTGTGGCCGCCGACAATCGGCACGCCGTACGCAACCGAAGCCGCCGCCATACCCGCCAGCACTTCCTCCGCAGCGCCAATGCCCTGGCTCCACAGCGCGTCCACCACTGCCAGCGGACGTCCGCCCATTGCATAGATATCGCTGACGTTCACCATCACGCTGCTATAGCCGGCGAACCAGGGCATCGCGCTCACGAAATCGCTGACCATGCCTTCGATCGCGAAGAGCAGATAGCCGTCGCCATCGGCGAGCGCGGCGCAGTCGTCGCCGAGCGCCACGGCCTGCGCGAGATCGCGCGTGCCGCGCGGCAAGCGCTTCGCCAGCGAGCCGACGACATCCACGATATCGGTCTTGTGGCGGAACCCGCGGCTTTCGCGCAAGCCGGCGACCAGATCGGCGACCGTCATGCCGCGCTCCGCTCACGCTCACGACGGCGCGACAGCGGCTGCGACTGCGTGACAAAGCCGCCATAAGGAGTCGCACACGGAGGATACCGGTCCAGCTGCGCCTGCATCAGATGATGCGGTCTGCCGAGCAGGGTTTCCTCCGCGAGTACGTCCCAATACATTGCGCGAAAGAGCGGCACATTCTGACTCTGCACATGCGCGAGGAACGTCTCGCAGCCGAGCGCATGCGCGCTGCTCACCGCGAGACGAATCAGCGTCGCGCCGATCTTTCCATGCCGGCGAAATGCCGCATGCACGGCGAGCCGCGAACCGAACCACACGTTGTCGTGATCGCGATGAATGCGCACGGTGCCGACCACCTGTTCCGGCATACCGCCGAGGCAACTCACCGCCACCAGTTGCTGCGCGTGCTGATCGATCTCGTCGCAATCATCGCCGATAAAAATGCCCTGCTCGATGCAGAAGACCGCGCGCCGCAACCTGAACGCCTCTTCGGCTTCCCAATTCAACGTGGTCCACTTGATACGGAATTCGCTCGGCGCATACGGCGCGAAACCCATGTCGCCGTCCAGCGCCTCACCTGCGATCGCTTCACCGAACATGATCACTCCTCGTACGACGACAGCGACGAACACGCGCCGCATTTACCGCAGCCCGCCTTGATATCGCTCGAACGCATGGCCGCGGCATTGAGCATGCCGCCAAGCGGCTGTAAAACCGACTTCATGAATTCGGGCGTGGGCGCCGGATGATCTTCGAGCGGCGTACCGCTAATCGGCACGAACGGCACGACGAACGGATAGACGCCGAGCTCGATCAACTCGCGCGACATCGCCAGAATCGCCTCGGCGCTGTCGCCTAGTCCCGCGAGAACATAGGTGCTGACCTGGCCGCGTCCGAATACCGCCACCGCGGACTTGAACGCTTCCATGTAGCGCGACAGCGGCACGCTCGCCTTGCCCGGCATGATGCGTTCGCGCAATTCGGGCGTCACGACCTCCAGGTGCATGCCGAGTGTGTCGATGCCGCTCGCTTTCATGCGCGCGAACCAGCGGTCGTCGTCCGGCGGCTCGCATTGTGCCTGGATCGGCAGATCGACCGCCGCCTTGATCGCAAACGCGCTCTCGCACAGAATCTGCGCGCCGCGATCCGGCGTGGGTGGCGTGCCGGTGGTCAGCACCATATGCTTCACGCCGTCGAGCAGCACGGCCGCGCGCGCCACTTCCGCCAGTTGCTCGGGCGTCTTGCGCGCAATCGTGCGGCCCGCCGCGAGCGACTGCCCGATCGCGCAGAACTTGCAGCTCTTGCGCCGGCTCTCATAGCGAATACAGGTTTGCAATACGGTAGTCGCCAGTACGTCCGCGCTATGCAATGTGGCGATATGCGAGTACGGCACGCCGTCGAGCGTCTGCATGCCGTAAAAACGCGGCGACTTCGGAAAGCTGATACTGGCAATCGGAATCGTGCCGCGCATCAGCGCACTCGAACCACTGGCATCCGGTGTTTGCGCGACGAACGGAGAGTGCCATGCGGTACTCGTATGCACGGGCACCATGATCGTCACGCCATCCACCGTCACCGCCTTGTGGTCCGACGGGCCCGCGCCGCCGCGCCGGCTCGCCGCGCCCGAATCTGGCGATACGAGCCGCAAACCGGCCGACTGCAATTCAGTCATCAATTGCCGGCTCTCTGCCGACAGCGGTTCGCTGGCGTTCATCGCATCCTCCTTCGGTTGAATTGAAATCGGCGCCCGGGACAACCGGCCACGCCTGCATCGGCGCCACGGTTTCCGCGGGCCGCCGGTTGATGGCGAGGCTCAGCAATTCGGGCCGCGCGTAATGTCCGACTGAATCCATCATGCGTTTGCGCTTGGTGATCAAGGCCATGTCGAGATCGGCGATCACCATGCCTTCGCCCTCGCGCAACGGCTCGGCAAGATGCTGGCCTTCCGGAGACACGATCGCGGTATTGCAGCCCCCGCGCAGCGCCCTCTGCAGATTCGTATCCGGAGTCACCGACGCAATCTGCGCTTCGCTCAGCCATCCCGTTGCATTGACGACGAAGCATCCCGATTCCAGCGCGTGATGGCGGATCGTCACCTCGATCTGGTCGGCGAAGATCGGCCCCACCAGCGAGCCGGGAAACTGGCTGCAATGAATCTCTTCGTGCTGCGTCATCAACGCATAACGCGCGAGCGGGTTGTAATGCTCCCAGCAGGCGAGCGCGCCCACGCGTGCCACCGCGGTGCGCGCCACCGTCAGCCCGGCCGCGTCGCCTTGCCCCCAGATCATCCGTTCATGAAACGTGGGAGTGATCTTGCGGCGCTTGAGTACGATCTGGCCATCCACGTCGAAGATCAATTGCGTGTTGTAAAGGCTGCCGTGATCGCGCTCGTTGACGCCGAGCACCACCACCATCCGATGCAAACGCGCCTGCTCGGCCACCGCCTGCGTCACGGGGCCCGGCACCACCACGGCCTCTTCGTAGAGTTTCATGTGATCGGCGCCGGAGGCGACGGGCGGCCGCACGAAAGAGAAGTACGGGTAATACGGCACGAAGGTTTCGGGAAATACGATCAGTTGCACGCCTTCGCGCGCCGCCTGTGCGATTGCCTCGCAGACCTTCTCGAGCGTGCCGCCGCTGCGCTCGAAGTCCGGTGCGATCTGGACCGCGGCGGCGCGCACGATGCGCTTGCCGGTCGATTTGTCGGACATGGTGGTCACTCGCCTTTCGTCAAACCGTCCAGGTGTGGATGACCAGCGCGTTGTCCTTGCGGTGAAGCAACTGGATGTCGAGCACGTCGAGTGGGCTGATGGGACGAATGCCTTCGATCAGCGAGGCTTCGCCGTGTCCGTACAGCGCCTGCAGTGCGAAGCGGCATGCGTAGACCTTGCCGCCTTCTTCCATGAACTTCGTCAGTTGCTTGTTGAAGTTCAGATGGCCGGGGAACGCTTCGTCGCCGAGCGTCGGAAAGCCGCGTTGCAGACCGAGCGTCACGCCCGGCCCGTAGAGCAATACCGATGTTTCGAAGCCCTTGCGTTGCAGGCGCGTGGCCTGCAGCAGATTGACGAAGCCGATCGAGCCTTCGAAGGCGACGGTATGAAACGTGACGAGCGCCTTCTCGCCCGGCTCGGCTTTCACGTCTTCAAAGACTTTCTCCTCATAGTCGACAAGGTAATCGCCTTTCTGATGCAGCGGTTTGTTGACGGCTGGCATGACACTCTCCGATCAGGTTTGCTAAGTAAAAGAAGGTGCGCGTTCAGGTACTGCGCGCTTCTTCCAATGCAACGGCCGTGCCATTGATCGGCCATGCCAATGCGATCAATCAGCAATCAATTCCGTCTCGATTCGAAATGCGACGTGAAAATTTTTTGGCGCGAAGGTTGCATACAGTCCGCTAATCCCGCGCAAACGCCTTTGGTGCGGCTTTACCGCACCAGCCATGTGCGATTTGCGCAGCCGAACGTGTCGGCGTGGTGCAGTCATTCACCACAGTCGATCAATCCGATCATTGATCGCATTCCGATGCGATCAGCTTTTTCAACACGAATAGAGACCTGAAGGCAATGAGCAGCCCGACACATCACTGGATCAAACGTCTTGCCGACATTCGCAAACCCGCCTACCTCGCGATTCCCGATCTGATCGAAGAAGATCTCGCCACCGGGCGGCTGCGTCCGCGCGACCGCTTGCCGGGCCTGCGCGATCTCGCCGAAGAGCTCGCGCTGAACTACACGACGGTGGCACGCGCCTACGCTGAAGCGCGCAAGCGCGGCCTGCTCGATTCGCGCGCCGGCAGCGGCACGTTCGTACGCGGCCGCACGGCCACCTTGCCGCTCGCGGGCGGCAGCAGCATCGAAATGTCGATGAACACGCCGCCCGAGCCGCCCGATTACGCCATGCGTCTGCGCGACTCCGCCGCGCGCCGGATGGCGGAGAGCGATCCTTATCAGTTGCTGCGTTATCAGGACTTCGGCGGCTCGGCGGCCGACAAGGATGCGGGCGCCGAATGGCTGAGGCGCCGGGTGCCGCATTGCGACGCGCAGAACGTGCTGGTGTGCCCCGGCATCCACAGCGCGCTGGTGGCGCTCGTCTCGCAGCTCGCGCGGCCCGGCGGCACGATCTGCCTCGATTCACTCGCCTACCCCGGCATCAAGGCAATCGCCGCGCAACTCGGTGTGCGTCTGCAAGCGCTGCCGCGCGACGACGAAGGGCCGCTCGCTCATGCCTTCGAAGCACTCTGCAAGACCGACAAGCCGAGCGCGTTCTATTGCAATCCGACGCTGCAGAATCCGAGCACGCTCACGCTCACGCATAAACGTCGCGAGGCGCTCGCCGACGTGGCGCTGCGCTACAGTGTGCCGATCATCGAAGACGACGCCTATGCAATGCTGCCGCAGAGCGCACCCGATGCGCTCGCGAGCTTCGCACCCGAACTGACGTACTACGTGACAGGTCTGTCGAAATGCTTCGGCGCGGGTTTGCGCGTCGCGCATCTGCATGCGCCGACACCGCGCCAGACACAGCGGCTGGCCGGCGCGTTGCGCGCCACCACGGTGATGGCAAGCTCGTACACAGTCCTGCTCGCGACGCAATGGATCGCGGACGGCACCGCCTCGGACATGCTCACCGCGATCCGCAACGAGTCGCGTGCGCGCCAGGCCATTGCCGCGCGCATGCTCGAAGCGTGGCCTTACGAAGCGCATCAGGACGGTTTTCATTTGTGGCTGCCGGTGCCGGTGGAAAGCGGCTGGAGCGCGTCGGAACTCGCCTTGCAACTGCGCAATCAGGGCATTGCCGCCGTGGCGGGTGCCGCGTTCTCCACCGACGGCAATCCGCCCAATGCCATGCGTGTATGCCTCGGCGGATCGAAAACGCGTGACGAATGCACAGAGGCGCTGCGCATCGTGGCGGAAACTCTGGACCATCCGCATCATCTGCATTCACCGGTGATGTAAGACGCGATCCGCCGCCTATTCAGCGCGGCGTTATCGTCGTACGAATACAACGCCTCACGACCCATCTTGCCGCCCCGCGGCACTGCGCCACACGCTGCTCTCACGGCGTTTTGTCAGCAATTGAAAGTATTTACCGCTCAAGTCTCGCGTGTTCAGGCCGTATACCGCAGGTGAGGCCCCCGCCTCACCAACTCCGGTTCACCGCTCACTCCGAAAGACTCCCGACATGTTCACCTCCATTCGCGCGCGCATCGTTGCCCTATGCGTCGCTATCGTCGTGGTGGCGCTTGCCGCCAACGCGGTTCTCAACTATGTCGTCGCCAACTCGTATAACGCCGAGGCCATCAATAGCAGCCTGACCGCGGTCGAAAGCGGACACGCGGCCGGCATCAGCGACTGGGTCGCCAGCAACAGCCAGATGATCAACTCGCTGCAGGACGCGGTGCTGCAACCCGATCCGTCCGCCGCACTGAAGCAGATCGCCGCGGCCGGCAAGTTCACCAACGTGTATGTCGGCTACGCAGACAAGACGGCGAAGTTCTCCGACCCGACCGGCATTCCGGCCGATTACGATCCGACCGGCCGTCCCTGGTACAGGCAGGCCGCCACGGCGGGCAAGCCGGTGGTGACGCCGCCATACGTGGACGTGGGCACGGGCAAGCTGGTGGTGGCATTCGCGGCGCCGGTGGTGCGCGACGGCGCGGTGAAAGGCGTGGTGTCGGGGGACGTTGCGATGGACAGCGTGATCGCCAACGTCAAGGCGATCCATCCGACGCCCGCAAGCTTCGGCATGCTGATCGATGCGAGCGGCCATATCGTCGCGCATCCGGATCCGAAACTGACCTTGAAACCGGTGTCCGATGTCGCGCCCGGCCTGACCGGCGACAAGCTCGCCGCTCTTTTTAGCGCAGACCGTCCGCTCGAAATGGACGTGAGCGGCAGCACCAAACTGATGCGCGCGCAAGCGATTCCGGGCACCGACTGGTACGCGGTCGTCGCACTCGACAAAGCCGAAGCGACTGCCGGCATGCGTTCGCTGCTGACCGCCTCGGTGATCGCGCTGATCGTGATCGCCGGCATCGCCGCCGCAGTCGTGGCGGCGGTCACCGCGGTGTCGTTCCAGCGTCTGTCGAAAGTGCGCGATGCGATGGACGCCATTGGCTCCGGCGAAGGCGATCTGACGCAACGCCTGCCGGCTGTCGGCAACGACGAAGTGGCGCAGATCGCGCGCTCGTTCAACACCTTCATCGACAAACTCAGCCGCGTGATGCGCCAGATTCGTGACGCCAGCGAATCGGTGCGCGTGGCCGCGAATGAAATCGCCGCGGGCAACGTCGATCTGTCGGGCCGCACGGAATCCGCTGCCGCGAGCCTGCAGCAAACCGCCGCCTCGATGGAAGAAATCACCTCGACGGTCACGCACTCGGCCAGCGCCGCGAAACAGGCCGACGATAGCGCCGTCTCCGCTTCGCAGGTCGCCTCGCGCGGCGGCGTGGTGATCTCCGAAGTGATTGCGACGATGGGCGAGATCCAGCATGCGTCGGTAAAAATCTCCGACATCATCGGCGTGATCGACGGCATTGCGTTCCAGACCAACATCCTCGCGCTGAACGCCGCGGTGGAAGCCGCGCGCGCGGGCGAACAGGGCCGCGGTTTCGCGGTGGTGGCCGGTGAAGTGCGCAGCCTCGCGCAACGCAGCGCGCAGGCAGCGAAGGAAATCAAGGCGCTGATCGAATCGACCGTGGCCAGCGTCTCGTCCGGTTCGGGCCAGGTGCGCCAGGCCGGCGAAACGATGACGGAGATCGTCAGCAACGTCGCCAACGTCACGACCATCATTTCCGAAATCACGCAGGCCGCCAACGAACAGACGCGCGGCATTCAGGAAGTCAACCGCGCGGTCAGCCAGCTGGACGAGATGGTTCAGCAGAATGCCGCGCTGGTCGAAGAATCGACGGCGGCCGCCGCCGCACTGCAAAGTCAGGCCGTGAGCCTTGCCGGCGCGGTGACGCAGTTCAAACTCGATTAAAAGCTACCGTTGGGACATTGCAGTGACGTTCTATAGAAATCTGAAGATCGCCGTCAAGTTGGCACTGCTCGGAGCGGTCTTGCTGGCCGCGACGATGATCGTGGGTCTGGAAGGCTGGCATGCATTGTCCCGAACGCATGCGCTGCAAATCGAGTCCGCTCGATCGCTCAGCCAGTATGCGCAAGCCGCCGATACGGCGCGCGTCGCGCAGGTCGAGTTCAAGAAGCAGGTGCAGGAATGGAAGGATCTGCTGTTGCGCGGCGCCGACCCGGCCGCCTTTGCGAAATACCGTGATGCCTTCAACAAGGAAAGCGGCACGACGCACGCTGCCCTGCTGAACCTGAAAGACCAGTTGAGCGCAGTGGGCGCCAACGTGGACGGTGTCGACAAGGCGCTCGCCACGCATGCCTCGTTGCAGGACAGCTACCTCGACGCGCTCAGGCACTACGACGCCGCCGATCCGAACACCGCGCACGTGGTCGACGGCCTCGTGAAGGGCATCGACCGCGCGCCAACCGCCGCTATCGACGACATCGTCGCCGCCGTGATGCAGCAGGCGCATGACTCCAGCGTACGGACGAGCGAAGTCGCCGAACATGCGTACACGATCGCGACCGTATTGTTGCTGTCGGTCGTCATCGGTTCGCTCGGCGTCGGTGCTTTCGCGGTCTGGTTCTTGAGCCGCAGTATCACGGTGCCGGTCAGACAGGCGGTGGGCGTCGCGCAGGCGGTCGCAGCGGGCGATCTGCGCGCGGACGTGCCCGTGGTAAGCCGCGACGAAACGGGCCAGTTGCTCGTCGCGCTCAACGACATGAATCAGCGCTTGCGGCATATCGTCAGCGAGATTCGTGAAGGCGCACACACGATTTCGTCGGCCACGCAGGAAATCGCCGCCGGCAACCTCGACCTCTCCGCACGCACCGAACAGCAGGCGGCCTCGCTCGAAGAAACCGCCGCGTCGATGCAGCATTTCACCGACTCGGTTCAACGCAACGCCGCCAACGCACGCGAAGCCACGACGCTCGCGCAAACCGCCGCGCATGCCGCGCGTGAAGGCGGCGCGGTCATGACCGACGCGGTGCGCACAATGGGCCAGATCGACGCGGCGTCCAAGCGCATTGTCGACATCATCGCGGTGGTGGAAGCTATCGCGGCGCAGACCAATATCCTCGCACTCAACGCCGCGGTCGAAGCGGCGCGCGCCGGTACGCAGGGGCGCGGTTTCGCGGTGGTCGCAAGCGAAGTGCGCAGTCTCGCGCAACGTTCCGCCGACGCCGCGCGCGAGATCAAGACGCTGATCCGCGAGTCGGTCGCCACGATCGAAGCCGGCACGCAACTGATCAATCGCGCGAGCAACACAATGGACGGCGTGGTGGAAAGCGCCGGCAGCGTGACGCGCATTGTCGAGTCGATCGCGACGGCGAGCGTCGATCAGGCAACGGGTATCGCGGAAGTCAACGACGCCGTCACGCAAATGGACCAGGTGACGCAAAGCAATGCGGCGCTCGTCGAGCAGGCGGCAGCCGCAGCCGACGCCGTGCAAAGCAAGGCATCGGGGCTCGTGCAAAGCGTGAGTTTCTTCAGACTGGGCGCCACGGCTTGACGCATCGGCGCCGTGCCCGTCGCGCGGCGCCCGCGGTGTGTGGATGAAGCAACGCGCCGCTTACGACTCGAAGTCGAGTCCGCCGATCAAGGCGACCGGCTCGGCCTGCGTATGCGAGACAAAGTCCAGTTCGCGCGCACGGTTCCAGGCCGCGAGCTTGCGCGGCAGCGCGGCCAGATAGCCCGCGAAACGCGCCGGCCCTTCGGCGCCCATCAGTCTCTCGATTTCGTCGCTGTCCCAGGTCAGATACAGATTCAGCGGATGCGGGTACAGTCCCATGTCTTCGATCGGCGCTGCATGAATCCGCACGCGGGTGGGATGCCCGTGGCCGCCGTAGGGCAGTACTTCGGTATGCACGGTGGTGGCGAAACACGCGGCAAGAGCCTCTGCAATGCGAGGCGCGAACTGTTTATCGAAACGGGCGGCACTCTCCGGACGCATCCATGTCTCCAACTTTATGCGTAATGTGCCGAATATCCTAGCATGCGGTCAGGCGCGCGCTTCTCGTGTATCCGCGCGGCTTCGCGCCGCACTGTTGTATCAAACCGTCTTCAGCATGCGCGGCCTCGCTTCGCTCAATCCGGCCGCCGGCTCGGGGACCGCGTCGGGTACATCGGCGCCCTTCTCGGTGCGCATGGACAGATAGCGCAAACAGCACACCCGCAGGAATGACGCGAAGTTGGTCGGCAGCTCGCCGCGCAGCGCGATCAATTCATCATAGAGCTGCACGGCGAACTGACTGGTCGTCATGTTCTCGCGCGCGGCGATTTCGTGCAGCACGTCCCAGAACAGATTCTCCAGCCGGACCGTGGTGATCACGCCGTGAATGCGCAACGAGCGCGTGCGCGATTCGTACAGGATCGGATCGGCGTTGATGTATATCCCACACATGGCGTTACTCCCGGTTTTCAGGCAGGTGTGCCGTGGCGCTCTTCATGCAGCCACGGCACGCCGCCCCTTCGTCAACATACGCCGGCATCCGCCGCCCGACAATCGCATCGAACCCGAACGCCGCCCTACCCCGTCGAATCGCGTTACACCGCGCGTTTATTCATCTGCGCCGCAATGTGATCGGCCTGCCGGATCGCCAGCGTCACGATCGTCATGGTGGGATTTTCCGCCGCGCCGGTGGTGAACTGGCTGCCGTCCGAAATAAACAGATTCGACACTTCATGCGTCTGGCCGAAACTGTTGCATACGCCGTCTTCGGCGCGAGCACTCATGCGGGCAGTGCCCAGGTTGTGCGTGGACGGATACGGCGGCACGCGATACACCGTCTTCGCACCTGCCGCCTCGTACACCGCCGTACCCTGCCTGAACGCGTGCTCGCGCATCGCTTCGTCGTTCGGATGGTCGTCGAAATGCACGTTGGCGACCGGCTGGCCGTATTGATCCTTCACGTCGGTATTCAAGGTCACACGGTTACTTTCGCGCGGCATATCCTCGCCGACGATCCACATGCCCGCCGTGTACGGGTATTGATCCATTGCCTGGGTAAATGTCGCCCCCCACGCACCCGGATCGAGAAAGGCCGCGTAAAACGGCAGACCGAGCGATATGGTCTCCATGTGATAGCCGCCCGCGAAGCCGCGCTGCGGATTGAATACCGCTTCGTCTTCGATGATCCCGGCCATCGTGGTGCCCTTGAACATCTCCACCTTATCGTTGAACACGGCGTAAACCGAGCCCGTGGTGTGACGCATATAGTTGCGCCCCACCTGTCCCGAGCCGTTCGCGAGCCCTTGTGGGAATCTGCTCGAATGCGAGTTCAACAGCAGGCGCGGCGTCTCGATCGAGTTGCCGGCCACCGCGACGATGCGTGCCTTTTGCCGCTGCAATTTGCCGTTGCCGTCGTAGTAGAGCACCTCCTTCGCTTTACCGCGCGCATCGGTTTCAATACGCA
This genomic stretch from Paraburkholderia dioscoreae harbors:
- a CDS encoding GMC family oxidoreductase; the encoded protein is MNQDNNKVRFSHNDDKVVVIIGSGAGGGTLANELAQKGIDVVVLEAGKLHTQADFTTDEWGAFQMLSWLDKRTTSGTWRVAKDFPNLPAWICKTVGGTTTHWAGASLRIRPYEFKAKTTYGDIKDANLLDWPLTREELDPYYDRAQQKMGVTRTNGLPGLPGNNNFKVMSAGAMKVGYKDCNTGHMAINSVVRDDRAHCFQRGFCFQGCRTGAKWSTLYTELPRAQATGHMELRTQAHVVRIETDARGKAKEVLYYDGNGKLQRQKARIVAVAGNSIETPRLLLNSHSSRFPQGLANGSGQVGRNYMRHTTGSVYAVFNDKVEMFKGTTMAGIIEDEAVFNPQRGFAGGYHMETISLGLPFYAAFLDPGAWGATFTQAMDQYPYTAGMWIVGEDMPRESNRVTLNTDVKDQYGQPVANVHFDDHPNDEAMREHAFRQGTAVYEAAGAKTVYRVPPYPSTHNLGTARMSARAEDGVCNSFGQTHEVSNLFISDGSQFTTGAAENPTMTIVTLAIRQADHIAAQMNKRAV